The sequence below is a genomic window from Methyloterricola oryzae.
GTAAGCCAAGCGGTGCAGTTTACGCCAGCGCTGCAGCCCCAGGAGCCTGACCGTACCCCGGAAGGAAGTGGCGGCCAGAGGTGTCAGCACTAGCAGGGTGCCCAGTCCGGCGGTCAGGGCTGGTCGCCGCAGCAGGTCCTCTGTCACCGCACCCCAAGCAAAAAACTGATCGAACACCAGATACGCCAGCCCATGCAGACAGCCGTAAAGGAAGGCGCAAAGGCCGAGGCTGCGGCGGTAGCGGCCCAGCTCGTGCCATCCGCAATAATGGGCCAGGGGTGTCAAAGCGAGGGTGAAAAGCAGGAGCCGCAGGGACCAGATACCGGTGCTATGTTGAATGTCCGCGACAGGGTCCGCACCCAGAGATCGCGTGCACGCACCGGCGATGAGCCCGATCAGCGGTGTGAGACAGGCTGCCAGGAGGGCCGCATGGGCAATCCGGTCGCTGGTACGGGGGGGCTGTGACATGGATCCAGGATAGGGCCGTTGGGTGTCCCAGGCAATGACGCTCCGAATGTATCGCGCGGCAACTGCAAAGCTTACCATGCCCGCGTTCCCCGAGCCTCCGGACGACCGATTTCCACCGCGATGGCAGCCATCTGGCCTGCCGGTTCTTAAGTTTCCTTTAAGGAAACAGTCTTAAGATTGTTGGCGTCATTGTGCGTTAATGTAAGCATTGTACACTCAGACTCAATTAGACCCTTGATCTCGAGCGGAGTAGGAGTTGCCCATGTTCAACAAGATACACGCTTTGTTCGCGTTTCCTGCGTTCGATCTGGAGTTGCCCGCTTGGTCGACCGATGAGGTCAGGCTCACGTCACTCCTTCTGGCCTTCGCCTGCCTGTTTGCCATCGAAGCCAAATTTGGCCTGCGGCAGGAAGGAAACCGGGTGATCCGTCGTTCCTACCTCACCAACACCGGCCTGTTTCTGCTCAATGACACCTTGCTGTCCCTGGTGTCGGTATCGTCCCTCTTTCTGATCGCCGACCGCTTCGCCGCCTGGGGCTTGTTGGGAACGCTGGACGATTCGCCACTGAAGTGCGTGCTAGCCTTCGTGTTGCTGGACCTGGCACTGTATCTCTGGCATCGGGCATGCCATCACTTCGAGGTGCTGTGGATGCTGCACAAGGTCCACCACAGCGACCGCTGCATGAACGTGTCCACGGGCTTGCGTCTGCACCTCGGCGAGTTACTTCTGACCACGCTGCTCAAAGCACTCTTCATTGTCGTGCTCGGCGTCGATTCGGCTGTCGTGCTCGCCAACGAGGCGATCATGACCTTGTTCGTGCTCTTTCACCACAGCAATACCCGGTTTGCCGGTGAAAGCTGGCTCGGCCGGTTCATCGTGACACCCTCGATGCACCGAATCCATCATTCGACACGGCGGGACGAGCACGATCGCAACTTCGGCGCGGTGTTCTCCGGGTGGGACCGTTGGTTCGGTACCTTTGCGCATCAGGAACCGGAAAAGCTCGGCCTGAAGTTCGTGAAAGAGCAAGGTATCGTCGAACTCATGAAGTTCGGCTTCACCTGGCACTACACACCCAGTCAGCAAACGGTGCGAGCCATGATTGCCGAGGCGGCGTATTACCGGGCCGAAAAGCGTGGATTTGCCCCGGGCAGCGATTACCTGGATTGGCTGGAGGCGGAGCGGGAGATAGCGCAGGCGGGAGGCGGGTGAAGGCATACGGCCCCCAGGCCAACGCTTCGGTCGCCGATCCTTGACTCTGGGGGATTCACGGGCTTAGGCGGAAACTGATGGGAATGGTGACCCAACTGGCCACGGTCATGTCGCCCCGTTTCGCCGGCACGAAATGCCAGCCGCGTACGGCCTCGGCGGCGGCCTCGTCCAGCGCGTCGTGACCACTGGAGCGCTCCACTTCGACCGCGCCGCTGGCACCGTCCTCGCGGACCAGAACCTTCAGCAACACTTCACCTTCCCAGTGGCGTGACCTGGCGATGCGGGGATAGTCCGGATTCGGATGGTTGAGATAATCCGCGTTGACGGCGGCCGGGACGAACGGCTCGGGTGGGGGCGGGGCGACGCGTTCCTGGACGGGTTCCGGCGCTGCTATAGGGGCGCTAATCGGCGCATCCTGGAGCTTTGGCGGAGCCGTTGCGCTTTCCCGAAATCGTTTCGGCTTTGGTTTCGGTTTGACTCTGGGCTTTTTCACCAGCACTGCATCGGGTTTTGGCTGCGGGTTCCGGGAAGCCGGGACCGGCGTTTCCACCGTCGGCCTGGTTGTCTGAATGACGGGTGCCGCCAGCACGATATCGATGCTAGGCAGCGGAATCCCGTGCTTAAGCGGTTGCTCTGTGGGTCCGGACCAATACCATTGCAGGAGCAATCCGTGTCCTGCCGCGACCAGGGCGAAGGCCGCAAGCGCGCGGGCCGCACGCTGCCAGTGCTGTTCACGGGGGGCAATTCCTGACTCAAGAACGCGCAAGGATTGCACGCGGCTGGCGAGGAGATAGGGCATCATGATGCGGGGATTCCGCAAGTGTCGGCGGCATGGCGAGTAAGAGGCAGGGGAAAGGCGTTGTCAGGGAGGCCTGACTCCGCAATACGAGCGTGCACCCAAGGTCCGCATTCCGCCATCGTCAATCCGGGAAAAAATGGCTGGCGGCCGCGCGCGATCGGATTTTGCACCCCCGCGCGGCCGCCAGCCCAATTGAGGTCATGCGAGTCAAAAGCAAGCAGACCGCATGCCATTCTCATGCACTCCAGCCGTGGCGCGGCCGCGCCAATTTCCGGGCTTTGCGGCGGCCGGCTTGGGAGTGTGAAATCACACAGTGCTTCAGATGGCGGACTGAGATTGTCTCAACAGTCAATCCGCCCGGTCCTGAGGAAACGGCGCCGTAGGGTTCAAGTCTCTGGCTCCGTGCACCTAGGGTATAGGCAGCATGAGCGTCCCAGCGCACGTAGCCCGGGAGGGTAACGGTATTGGCCGCATCGCCTTGCTGGAGGATGAGAGGAAGACCTAGGTCCCCATGCTCAAGCCCTTCAGTTCGGCCTGTTGGCATGCGTGCTTGACCCAACAGATCTCGATGTGTTTCGCCGCTTTGGGCCGGCGATTACCTTCTTTGCCGTTATTGTTTAGGGTAATCCTGGCATCCGCGCTCGTCAGGTGATGCCCTCGCAGACTTTTGGCTGCGCAGGCAGTTCGTGCGCCACGCGAGCGAGCGTGGCGGTCGAATCCAGTACGTGTGTGGTCTCCTAGGGCACAGAAAAATCGCCGGCGTGCCCGGATGGCCGGGCGCACGGTTTCGAGGTGAGCGAAATGACGCATACGAGTCAGGCATATGCCTCACTGCGCTTTCCCGCGGGTCCCTTATGGGGGTTCGCAAGCTTCGTTTGGGCTCGCAAAGACTGGATCTGCGGAGTGATGCCTCTTATGGCACGACTTCTGCCTAATGGAATGTGCACCGATGGAATTGGCTGGATGCCAGTCTTCAGGGAAGGAAGGGGTGCGGCATGGCGGGGGCAAGAGGTTTGCCTCTTTCCCCCGGACAGGATCGTTGCAGGTCAGGGACAGACCAGGCGACTTCCCTCTCATCCGTCGAATTCATGTCATCAGTGCAGCAAGATGTTCTCTGGCAGCTGTTCCTCCAATGTCGCGGGGAACTGGAGTCCATGCTGACGACGCGCCTGCGCTGCCGCGACACCGCATCGGACTTGTCCCAGGAAGCCTTTCTGCGCCTCTGCCGCGCCGAGGATCTGGGGCGGGTGGGCAATCTGAGAGCCTACCTGTTCCGAACGGCTCTTAACCTGCTCAATGATCACTACCGGGCAGCCGCCGTGCGCGAGATTATCGTGCCCGAGTCTCCCGAAACGCCGCTGGAGGCCGAGGATTTCCGGACAGCGGAAATCGTCGCCTTGGCGGACGAGCAGTTGGACCGCGTGATCGCGGCCCTGGAAGAGCTTTCGCCCCAGTGCCAGCGCATTTTCTACCTCAACCGCTTCGAGGGCCGCAGGCAGAAGGACATTGCCGAAACCCTGGGCATTTCGGTTCGCACCGTGGAAGAAAACCTGCGCCGGGCCATGCTGCATTGCCTGCGCCGTCTCGACGATGCCTGAGGACGCATGTGGTTTTCGCGTTCTGCCGCGTCTTCATTGACATAGGTTGAATTCCTGCGACGATCTGGCCCATGTCCGAGGATTCCAAACATTTACTGGAGGCGGCCTGTGCCGCCGTGGTTCGCTTGCATTCAGGCGATTCCGATGCGGCGGAGCGCTTGCGCCTGCTGGCATGGCGAGAGCAAAGCGCTGCCCACGCGGAAGCTTGGCGACGGGCAGAATCCCTCTGGCGAGGCATCGAGCCGCTGCGGGGCCGCAGCATCCCCGGTTCCGCGCCGCTGCCGCAGGAGCTAACCGCTGTTCGAGGATTTCCGCGTCGGAAGTTCTTTCCGGCGCGCGGCTTAATGGCTACCTGCTGCATGATGCTCATCTTGCTGAGCGTCTGGTTCTTCCCCCCAAGCTACTGGCGCGCGGATTTTGTCACCGGCAAAGGCGAGCAACAAACCATCAGCCTGGCCGACGGTTCCCGGGTCATCCTCAACACCGACAGTGCGTTCGCCCTGCATTTTGACAGCCGTACACGCGGGGTCGAACTTCTCCAGGGCGAGGCCTTTTTCATCGTCGCCAAGGACAGCGCGCGACCCTTCGTGGTGAGTGCGGGGCAAGGGAGCGTGACGGCCGTGGGCACGGAGTTCGGCGTGCGCCGCGACGACGAATACACGCATGTGGAACTGGTGGAAGGACTGGTTCGGGTGCGGGATGGCCGCCGCGAGGAACTGCTGAAGCCCGGGCAGGCGCTGGTCTACGGGAACGGCGGACTACGTATGCTGCCTGCTTCCAGGCCCGACCTGCTTTCCACCTGGAGGGATGGGTATCTGGTCTTCGATGGTACGCCGCTGGAGGACGCGGTGGCCCAGATCAACCGCTACCGGCCTGGGCGCATCCTGCTCATGAACGAACAATTGCGCAAGCGTCAGGTCAGCGGCCTGTTCCGTCTCGACGCGCTGAATGGTGCGGTTGATACCATCGCCGCCGCATTGCCCGCGCAGCAGTCGCGTCTTACCTCGTACTGGGTGGTTTTGCGCTAAGCATCGGCAGGCTTCCGCCTGCGTCCTGTTCCCGCTTGGGCTCGCCCGGCAACCTTCCTCAATTTGTCGTTCATTTCCAACAGATGTGGTTTTTCAGGACCTGTCCGTCTTTAAGGACAACGGCTCTCCGCGCGCCGCCCCTAGTCCCAGAACAACAAAAAGGAACGCCATGTCTCGCCATTCCCAGAATTCTCGTTCGACATTTCGGCGCGGCGCCGTGGCCGC
It includes:
- a CDS encoding RNA polymerase sigma factor, whose protein sequence is MSSVQQDVLWQLFLQCRGELESMLTTRLRCRDTASDLSQEAFLRLCRAEDLGRVGNLRAYLFRTALNLLNDHYRAAAVREIIVPESPETPLEAEDFRTAEIVALADEQLDRVIAALEELSPQCQRIFYLNRFEGRRQKDIAETLGISVRTVEENLRRAMLHCLRRLDDA
- a CDS encoding sulfite oxidase heme-binding subunit YedZ, with the protein product MSQPPRTSDRIAHAALLAACLTPLIGLIAGACTRSLGADPVADIQHSTGIWSLRLLLFTLALTPLAHYCGWHELGRYRRSLGLCAFLYGCLHGLAYLVFDQFFAWGAVTEDLLRRPALTAGLGTLLVLTPLAATSFRGTVRLLGLQRWRKLHRLAYLAAGLAVFHYLWLVKQDIRDPALYALLLALLIILRLQPRASQRKSLTAARGETVR
- a CDS encoding FecR family protein; protein product: MSEDSKHLLEAACAAVVRLHSGDSDAAERLRLLAWREQSAAHAEAWRRAESLWRGIEPLRGRSIPGSAPLPQELTAVRGFPRRKFFPARGLMATCCMMLILLSVWFFPPSYWRADFVTGKGEQQTISLADGSRVILNTDSAFALHFDSRTRGVELLQGEAFFIVAKDSARPFVVSAGQGSVTAVGTEFGVRRDDEYTHVELVEGLVRVRDGRREELLKPGQALVYGNGGLRMLPASRPDLLSTWRDGYLVFDGTPLEDAVAQINRYRPGRILLMNEQLRKRQVSGLFRLDALNGAVDTIAAALPAQQSRLTSYWVVLR
- a CDS encoding energy transducer TonB; amino-acid sequence: MMPYLLASRVQSLRVLESGIAPREQHWQRAARALAAFALVAAGHGLLLQWYWSGPTEQPLKHGIPLPSIDIVLAAPVIQTTRPTVETPVPASRNPQPKPDAVLVKKPRVKPKPKPKRFRESATAPPKLQDAPISAPIAAPEPVQERVAPPPPEPFVPAAVNADYLNHPNPDYPRIARSRHWEGEVLLKVLVREDGASGAVEVERSSGHDALDEAAAEAVRGWHFVPAKRGDMTVASWVTIPISFRLSP
- a CDS encoding sterol desaturase family protein, with product MFNKIHALFAFPAFDLELPAWSTDEVRLTSLLLAFACLFAIEAKFGLRQEGNRVIRRSYLTNTGLFLLNDTLLSLVSVSSLFLIADRFAAWGLLGTLDDSPLKCVLAFVLLDLALYLWHRACHHFEVLWMLHKVHHSDRCMNVSTGLRLHLGELLLTTLLKALFIVVLGVDSAVVLANEAIMTLFVLFHHSNTRFAGESWLGRFIVTPSMHRIHHSTRRDEHDRNFGAVFSGWDRWFGTFAHQEPEKLGLKFVKEQGIVELMKFGFTWHYTPSQQTVRAMIAEAAYYRAEKRGFAPGSDYLDWLEAEREIAQAGGG